A stretch of Blastocatellia bacterium DNA encodes these proteins:
- a CDS encoding sulfotransferase, with translation MSPFFRVQPVIIMGMHRSGTTLLARLLSRLGLFLGHHVESHHEAVFFLHLNEVILRQARASWDRPDPIRDFLQNPEIMRMTLRCVERDLLSWRSARYLGWRNLLHYRSLARFDRPWGWKDPRNVLTLPLWAELFPGAKIIYIVRHGVDVAQSLVVREQQYLNWQRVRFRERFHRPSLRTHLERVGFRGSTRCLTLAGAFALWASYMAHAAWALAHVSNERMIIRYEDFVREPLSFLGTLADFCGLPNVRRWEIEEASREVEARRAYAFISDPALVAFFRRVRTNAWMEHYGYSEAVLPSRILV, from the coding sequence ATGAGCCCTTTCTTTCGCGTCCAACCGGTGATCATCATGGGGATGCATCGGTCGGGAACGACCCTTTTGGCACGGCTCCTGAGTCGGCTCGGCCTCTTCCTCGGTCATCATGTAGAGAGTCACCATGAGGCTGTCTTCTTCTTGCACCTGAACGAAGTCATCCTCAGGCAAGCCCGGGCCTCTTGGGATCGTCCCGATCCAATCCGCGATTTCCTGCAGAACCCGGAGATCATGCGGATGACGCTCCGTTGCGTGGAACGCGATCTCCTCTCGTGGCGAAGCGCCCGTTATCTGGGATGGCGAAATCTCCTGCATTATCGCTCCTTAGCTCGCTTTGATCGGCCATGGGGATGGAAAGACCCTCGCAACGTCCTCACGCTGCCGTTGTGGGCGGAGCTATTCCCCGGGGCGAAAATCATTTACATCGTGCGCCACGGGGTGGACGTGGCGCAAAGCTTAGTGGTCCGGGAGCAGCAATACCTGAATTGGCAGCGGGTCCGATTCCGCGAACGATTTCATCGCCCCAGTCTTCGGACGCATCTGGAGCGCGTGGGCTTTCGGGGCTCGACGCGTTGTCTGACGCTCGCGGGGGCATTCGCTCTATGGGCGAGCTATATGGCCCATGCCGCATGGGCGCTCGCCCATGTCTCCAACGAACGCATGATCATTCGATATGAGGACTTCGTGCGGGAGCCGCTTTCCTTCCTTGGCACGCTCGCCGATTTCTGCGGGCTGCCGAACGTTCGGCGATGGGAGATTGAGGAGGCCTCGCGTGAGGTGGAAGCGCGGCGAGCCTATGCCTTCATTTCTGATCCAGCGCTTGTGGCGTTCTTCCGCCGTGTGCGCACGAATGCCTGGATGGAGCATTACGGCTATTCGGAGGCCGTGCTGCCGTCCCGCATCCTGGTGTGA